From Actinopolyspora lacussalsi, a single genomic window includes:
- a CDS encoding type VII secretion protein EccB (product_source=TIGR03919; pfam=PF05108; tigrfam=TIGR03919; transmembrane_helix_parts=Inside_1_39,TMhelix_40_62,Outside_63_473), whose product MQSRRDQVQAYFFVVGRLVSALMRASPDDQTTPTRRFVMGTVIGTLLGALVVAGFGIVGMIFPGGKTSWQAEGTIVVEKETGARYLYLNGALRPVLNYSSALLARDQSGGDPKLVSRNSLRGTPRGTPIGIPGAPDSIPERKNLSRAPWVVCARTAAKPSGEQVPITHLRVGEEPSRGLTSDEGVVVSTPDGTGYLVWQGRRLKLTGRSVIEALGYGDVVPFPVTSSWINTIPSGPDLAAPEIPNAGSRAPEVAGESATVGRIYEMRNPALDSESSFYVMRSDGLSSLTPLAASLLLTTPSSGAQPVGIGPEALSTTPISETDSTPEGYPAVPPTPRQLSEGGKTRPCASFRLGSGQSNTPTITVAPRDHGSTTARTGSDAVAERITIPAGRGVLARDLPAPGVAGGTNYLITGLGVKYPLAAPDVAGVLGYGGTEPVAVPGSLLSLLPSGPSLDPSTATVTRKPGNTGDDAP is encoded by the coding sequence ATGCAGTCCAGACGCGACCAGGTGCAGGCCTACTTCTTCGTGGTGGGACGCCTGGTATCCGCGCTGATGCGGGCGAGCCCGGACGACCAGACCACGCCGACCCGCCGCTTCGTGATGGGCACGGTCATCGGAACCCTGCTGGGTGCGCTGGTGGTGGCCGGTTTCGGCATCGTGGGGATGATCTTTCCCGGCGGCAAGACCTCGTGGCAGGCCGAGGGCACGATCGTCGTGGAGAAGGAGACCGGAGCCCGCTACCTGTACCTGAACGGCGCGCTGCGCCCGGTGCTGAACTACTCCTCGGCGCTGCTGGCCCGTGACCAGTCCGGCGGCGACCCGAAGCTGGTCTCGCGGAACTCGCTGCGGGGAACACCGCGCGGCACCCCGATCGGTATTCCCGGCGCGCCGGACTCGATCCCGGAACGGAAGAACCTGAGCCGGGCACCGTGGGTGGTGTGCGCGCGGACGGCCGCGAAACCGTCCGGCGAGCAGGTGCCGATCACCCACCTCCGGGTGGGTGAAGAACCGAGCCGCGGACTCACTTCCGACGAGGGAGTCGTGGTGTCCACACCGGATGGCACGGGATACCTGGTGTGGCAGGGCAGGCGACTGAAGCTGACCGGGCGGTCCGTGATCGAGGCGCTGGGATACGGCGACGTGGTCCCGTTCCCGGTGACCAGCTCCTGGATCAACACCATCCCGAGCGGGCCCGATCTCGCCGCCCCGGAGATTCCGAACGCGGGATCCCGGGCGCCGGAGGTGGCGGGCGAATCCGCCACGGTGGGGCGAATCTACGAGATGCGCAACCCGGCACTGGACTCGGAGTCCTCGTTCTACGTGATGCGCTCCGACGGTCTCTCCTCGCTGACCCCGCTGGCGGCGAGCCTGCTACTCACCACCCCTTCCTCGGGAGCACAGCCGGTCGGGATCGGGCCCGAGGCCCTGTCCACCACACCGATCTCGGAAACCGACAGCACTCCTGAGGGGTATCCGGCGGTGCCGCCGACGCCGCGGCAGCTCAGCGAGGGCGGGAAAACCCGCCCCTGCGCCTCGTTCCGGCTCGGTTCGGGACAGTCGAACACCCCCACCATCACGGTGGCCCCGCGGGATCACGGCTCCACCACGGCGCGGACCGGCAGCGATGCGGTGGCCGAACGGATCACGATCCCGGCCGGGCGGGGCGTACTGGCCCGCGATCTGCCCGCACCCGGCGTGGCGGGCGGGACGAACTACCTGATCACCGGCCTCGGGGTGAAGTACCCACTGGCCGCACCGGACGTGGC